A segment of the Streptomyces sp. L2 genome:
TCAACTCGATGCCCGCCGCCGAGCGCGCCGCCTACGAGCGCGCCTCCCGCGGCGGCACCCGCGACCTGCCCGACCTGACCGGGGTCGTCGCCCCCGACGCCCGCGCCGCGGCCGCCGTCGCCGCCGCGCGCTCCGCCCTCGGCCGCCCCTACGTCTGGGGCGCCAACGGCCCCTCCGGTTTCGACTGTTCCGGCCTGATGCAGTGGTCGTACGCGCACTCCGGGATCCACCTGCCGCGCACCTCCCAGGAGCAGCGGCACGCCGGCCGCCGCGTCCCGCTCTCCCAGGCCCAGCCCGGCGACCTCGTCGTCTACCGCTCCGACGCCAGCCACGTCGGCATGTACGTCGGCCACGGGCAGGTCATCCACGCCCCCTACCCGGGCGCCGCCGTACGCTACGACCCGGTCGGCATGATGCCGATCTCCTCGGTCACCCGGCCCTGACCCGCGCCCGGCCCCGTACGATCGGAAAATGGCTGGTCGACGGCGGACGCGGGGAGCGATAGCGCTCTGCCTGCTGCTCACGCCCCTCGCCGGGTGCGGCGGCCCGACGACGGCCGACACCGCCCGCACCGGCGTGCAGCACGTCCTGGACCAGCGCTCCACGGCCCTGCTGCACCACGACGAGACCGCGTACGGCGCGACGGGCAGCCGCGCCGAGTACGCCCGCCTGCGCGCCCTGCCGCTGGCCGCCTGGGCCTACCGGGTCACCGGCGTCCGCACCACCGGCTCCGGCGCCATCGCCGACGCCGAGCTGAGCTACCGGGTCGCCGGCTACGACAAGGCCCCCGTCAGCGTCCACCGCACCCTCACCCTCGGCCGCACGCCCCACGGGCGGTGGTACGTCACCGCGGACCGGCCCGCCGAGAAGGCCGGCAAACAGCTGTGGGACGAGGGCACGGTGACCGCCGTCCGGGGCGCGCACAGCCTGGTCCTCGGCACCGGGCAGTCCGCCGGCACGCTGCGCGGCTACGCCCGGCTCGCCGACCACGCCGTCCCGGCCGTCTCCGGCGCCTGGGGCGCGGACTGGGCCCGGCGGGTCGTCGTCCTCGTCCCCCGCACGCTGCAGGGCATGGCCGGACTGCTCGGCTCGCCCGCCTCCGACTACCGGGGCATCGCCGCCGTCACCACGGGGGAGGTGGGGGGCTCGGGCAAGGCCCCGGCGGACCGGGTCGTCGTCAACCCCGAGGCGTACGCCGTCCTCGGTGACCTCGGCAAACAGGTCGTGCTCACCCACGAGACGACCCACGTCGCCACTCGCGCCCACACCACCCCGGCGACCCCGCTGTGGCTCTCCGAGGGCTACGCCGATTGGATCGGCTACCTCGACACCGGCCGCACGGCCGCCGAGGCGGCCCCGGAACTCGCCCGTGCCGTCCGGGCCGGCCACGCGCCGGCCGCCCTGCCCGCCGACGGGGACTTCGCCTTCACCGGCGACCCGGCGAAGCTCGCCCGGGCCTACGAGGGCGGCTGGCTGGCCTGCCGCATGATCGCCGCCCACTGGGGCAGGGCCCGGCTAGACGCGTTCTACCGTGCCGTAGGAGACCACGGAGAACGCGCCGGCGCGCTGCCCCAGGCCCTGAAGCAGGTCCTCGGCACGACCCCGGCCGCCTTCACGGCCCGCTGGCGCCAGTACGTGCGGGACCAACTGGGCTGACCCGCGCTCAGCGGGCGGCCGAGGCCGGTGATCGCCTCCCGCAGCCAGGCCCGCTCGGCCTCGCCGGTGGCCCTCGCCACCCGCAGCATGCCCTCCCGGAACAGGTCCCCGGCCTCCTCCGCGCGCACGGGCTCGCCGGCCCGGTAGAAGAAGCTCGCCGGGGCTTCGAGGAACGCCGGCCCCCGGCGCAGCACCTCCGCCTGCTCGGCAGGGTCGGGCAGGTGCCGCAGGAAGGCGAGGACGGTGTTACAGCGGACCGGGTCGGTGATCTCCACCTGCGCCGTCGCTGACCGATGGCACGTGTCCGCTCGGCGCCTTGATGCGCTCCCGTGGGGCTCGGGTGGGTGTGGGGAGGGCGTGGGCCGCGCAGCCCGGGGTGTTTTGCCTCGCCTTGTAGCCGGCCGGGTCGGGTGGGCGGGTGGGCAGAAGGAAGCGGCCGGTAGAGTCCGCGGCGATGGACAAGACCCTCATCGTGACCAACGACTTCCCGCCCCGCCCCGGCGGCATCCAGGCGTTCCTGCACAACATGGCCCTCCGCCTGGACCCCGAGCGGCTGGTCGTCTACGCCTCCACCTGGAAGCGGAGCCGGGACGGCATCGAGGCCACCGCCGCCTTCGACGCCGAGCAGCCCTTCACCGTCGTACGCGACCGCACGACCATGCTGCTGCCCACCCCCGGCGCCACCCGGAAGGCCGTCGGCCTGCTGCGGGAGCACGGCTGCACCTCGGTGTGGTTCGGGGCCGCCGCCCCCCTCGGCCTGATGGCTCCCGCCCTGCGGCGCGCCGGTGCCGAGCGGCTCGTCGCCACGACCCACGGCCACGAGGCCGGCTGGGCCCAACTCCCCGCCGCCCGCCAGCTGCTGCGCCGCATCGGGGAGTCCACGGACACGATCACCTACCTCGGCGAGTACACCCGCTCCCGCATCGCGACCGCCCTGACCCCGTCCGCCGCCGCCCGCATGGTCCAGCTCCCGCCCGGCGTCGACGAGAAGACCTTCCACCCCGGTTCCGGCGGAGCCGAGGTCCGCGCCCGGCTCGGCCTCACCGACCGCCCGGTCGTCGTCTGCGTCTCCCGCCTGGTGCCCCGCAAGGGCCAGGACACCCTCATCCGGGCGATGCCCCGCATCCTCGCCGCCGAGCCCGACGCCGTCCTCCTCATCGTGGGCGGCGGCCCCTACGAGGGCGACCTCAGACGGCTGGCCGCCGACACCGGCGTGGCCGGCTCCGTCCGCTTCACCGGCGCCGTCCCCTGGTCCGAGCTGCCCGCCCACTACGGCGCCGGCGACGTCTTCGCCATGCCCTGCCGCACTCGCCGGGGCGGCCTGGACGTCGAGGGCCTCGGCATCGTCTACCTGGAAGCCTCGGCCACCGGCCTCCCGGTCGTCGCCGGCGACTCCGGCGGCGCCCCCGACGCCGTCCTCGACGGAGAAACAGGCTGGGTGGTCCGGGGCGGCGAGCCCCAGGAGGCCGCCGAAAGGATCACCACCCTCCTCGCCGACCCCCAACTCCGCCACCGCATGGGGGAGCGAGGCCGACAGTGGGTAGAGGAACGCTGGCGCTGGGACCTCCTCGCCGAGAACCTGAAATCACTGCTGTAGTGCAGCGCCCCTCAAGGGGCGCGGGGCTGTATCGATATGCGGCTCCGCCGCGTGGGCGCGAACACCACACCCGACCCGCACCCGCCAACGCACCCAGAACCCCCATCCCATAAGGCGCCCACCCCCTTCCCGGAACCGAATAATCCGCCCATGCTCCCCGCATGACAGCAAACTTGACACAACGTCACCTGACGAGACGTCACATCCTCGGCATGGCGGCCCTCCAGACCGCCGCCACCCTCGGCTTCACCCGGATAGGACTCCAGTCCGCCCGCGCCGCCGAACCCACCCCCACCCAGTCGGCGCCGGCCATCGTCATCGGCTCCGGCTACGGCGGCGCCGTAGCCGCCCTCCGCCTCGGCCAGGCCGGCATCCGCACCCTCGTCCTGGAGATGGGCCGCCTCTGGAACACCCCCGGCCCGGACGGCAGGATCTTCTGCTCCACCACTGCCCCCGACCAGCGCTCCATGTGGTTCCGCACCCGCACCGAGGCCCCGCTCGCCACCTTCCTCTGGCTTGACGTGGTCAACCGGGACATCAGCCCCTACCCCGGCGTCCTGGACCGCGTGCACTACGACGCCATGTCCGTGTACGTCGGCCGGGGCGTCGGCGGCGGCTCCCTCGTCAACGGCGGGATGGCCGTCACCCCGGTCAGGTCCTACTTCAGCGAGCAGTTCCCGACCGTGGACGCCGACGAGATGTACGGCACCTACTACCCGCGCGCCCGCGCCATGCTCGGCGTCAACACGATCGACCCGGCCTGGTTCGAGTCCACCGAGTGGTACAAGTTCGCCCGCACCTCCCGCAAGGCCGCCGCCAACGCCGGACTGAAGACCACCTTCGTGCCGAACGTCTACGACTTCGGCTACATGCAGCAGGAGGCCGCCGGCACGGCCACCAGGTCCGCGCTCGCGGGGGAGGTCATCTACGGCAACAACCACGGCAAGCGCAGCCTCGACAAGACGTACCTGGCCGCCGCCCTCGGCACCGGGAACGTCACCCTCCACACCCTGGAACGGGTGACGTCGGTCCACCGGGCGAGCGACGGGTCGTACGTGCTGACCGCCGAACGGATCGACGACACCGGCGCGGTCGTCGCCACCACCCAGTACGGCTGCACGTACCTCTTCCTCGGCGCCGGCAGCCTCGGCACCACCGAACTCCTCGTCCGCGCCCGGGACACCGGCACCCTGCCCGACCTCGCCCCCGAGGTGGGCGCCGGCTGGGGGACCAACGGCAACGTCATGCTCGGCCGCGCCAACCACGTCTGGGACACCGTCGGCGCGAACCAGGCGACCATGCCGGTGCTGGGCATCGACGACTGGGCCAATGCCGACAACCCGGTCTTCGCCGAGATCGCCCCGCTGCCCATCGGCTTCGAGACCTGGATCAGCATGTACCTGGCGATCACCAAGACCCCCGAGCGGGCGTCGTTCTCGTACGACTCCGCCTCCGGCTCGGTGAAGCTCGGCTGGACCGCCGCCCAGAGCGCGGTGTCGGTGGCCATGGCCAAGAAGCTGTTCGACCGGATCAACCTGGCCAACCTCACCATCTACCGCTACGACCTATTCGGCTCCGGCAGCAAGGTGTTCGCCGACGACTTCACCTACCACCCGCTCGGCGGCTGCGTGCTGGGCCGGGCCACCGACGACTACGGCCGGGTGAAGGGATACCCGCGGCTGTACGTCACCGACGGCTCGCTCGTGCCCGGCTCGATCGGCGTCAACCCGTTCGTCACCATCACCGCGCTCGCCGAACGCACGATGGCGCGGGTCCTCGCCGAGGACACCGCGCCATGAGCCGTCGTACGGCCGCGGCCGGGCAACGGGC
Coding sequences within it:
- a CDS encoding glycosyltransferase family 4 protein; this encodes MDKTLIVTNDFPPRPGGIQAFLHNMALRLDPERLVVYASTWKRSRDGIEATAAFDAEQPFTVVRDRTTMLLPTPGATRKAVGLLREHGCTSVWFGAAAPLGLMAPALRRAGAERLVATTHGHEAGWAQLPAARQLLRRIGESTDTITYLGEYTRSRIATALTPSAAARMVQLPPGVDEKTFHPGSGGAEVRARLGLTDRPVVVCVSRLVPRKGQDTLIRAMPRILAAEPDAVLLIVGGGPYEGDLRRLAADTGVAGSVRFTGAVPWSELPAHYGAGDVFAMPCRTRRGGLDVEGLGIVYLEASATGLPVVAGDSGGAPDAVLDGETGWVVRGGEPQEAAERITTLLADPQLRHRMGERGRQWVEERWRWDLLAENLKSLL
- a CDS encoding GMC oxidoreductase, whose translation is MAALQTAATLGFTRIGLQSARAAEPTPTQSAPAIVIGSGYGGAVAALRLGQAGIRTLVLEMGRLWNTPGPDGRIFCSTTAPDQRSMWFRTRTEAPLATFLWLDVVNRDISPYPGVLDRVHYDAMSVYVGRGVGGGSLVNGGMAVTPVRSYFSEQFPTVDADEMYGTYYPRARAMLGVNTIDPAWFESTEWYKFARTSRKAAANAGLKTTFVPNVYDFGYMQQEAAGTATRSALAGEVIYGNNHGKRSLDKTYLAAALGTGNVTLHTLERVTSVHRASDGSYVLTAERIDDTGAVVATTQYGCTYLFLGAGSLGTTELLVRARDTGTLPDLAPEVGAGWGTNGNVMLGRANHVWDTVGANQATMPVLGIDDWANADNPVFAEIAPLPIGFETWISMYLAITKTPERASFSYDSASGSVKLGWTAAQSAVSVAMAKKLFDRINLANLTIYRYDLFGSGSKVFADDFTYHPLGGCVLGRATDDYGRVKGYPRLYVTDGSLVPGSIGVNPFVTITALAERTMARVLAEDTAP